The Methylocystis sp. ATCC 49242 region GGATGTACGGGAAATGCCGGTACGAGCCATGATCCTCAAGGACCACTGGCGCTCAAATCGGTGGTAATTTGTTTGGTCTTATGAAATTTATACTGACTGGTCCGAAGATTTGACTGCGCGCAAGACCACTGAATGCGCGGATTGATCGCGCATTGGTCCTGCGAGCGGAAGCTTGACCGGGGAGAATCGAATCGTAAAGGCGACGTGATCGCGCCTATTTACACTCCTGCGCCACGCGAGCGAGGGCGTCGGAAAGGCCCTTGAGGGAGTAGGTGTCGGTCGTCGAAGTGCCTTTGGCCGAGGAGGCCTTTACGACGAGCTTCGAGCCGCCGCGCAACGCGCCGACAAACTCTTTCTCTTTCGACTGGTCCTTGATCCAGGCGTTGTTGCCCTTGGTGATCAGCTCCCAGCCGTCGCCGTCGATGTCGGCGGAGGCTGCGGAGCCATCCTTGGTGGCGTAGCCGAGATCGATCGCAACTTCGTTGCGGACTCCTTCGCCGGGTCGGGTGGATATGAAGATGTGTGCAGCCGTGTCCTTGAGCTTGGCTTTCGGCTGCCGCTCTTTGGGTTGACCGAGGGCGTAGCAGGTCTTGTCCTTGCTGCCTTCCGCCGCATAGGCGCCCCAATCGCCATAGGAGCCGAGCTGTTCGGGCTTGGCGGCGCCCTTGTCGCCCGATTTGTCGGCCTTGCCGTTCTTACCCTTCTGGTCTTTCTTGTCGGTCTTATCCTTGGACGCGTCGGTTGCGGCTTCCTCGGTCTGCGCGGGCGCAGCCTTGGATTTGGACTCGGTCTTCGATTTCGCGAAAGCCGGGTGCGGCGCCGTGGAAAGGCTCGCGCAGGCCGCGAAGACCGCGGCGAGGGCGAAAAGGGAAAAGCGGTAGGACGACGATTCGTTGCGCATCGGCCAGAAGTTTACTGTTGACCTCCAGCGTGAACAAGACGCTTCGCGCGTCACCCCTGCTTTTTGGCGGCCATCAGGTAATTGACGTCCGTGTCGTGGCTCTTGCGCCAGCTTCGCGTGAGCGGCTGGAAGCTCATGCCCGCGCGGTCGATCTCCCGCATTCCGGCGCGGCGCAGCCAGGCGGACAATTCGTCCGGACGGATGAACTTGTTGTGGTCATGTGTGCCTTTTGGCACCCAGCCGAGCACATATTCCGCCCCGAGAATGGCGAACACGTAACTCTTCATCGTCCGGTCGATGGTGGCGAGGAACAGCAGGCCGCCCGGCCGCACCAGCCGTCCCAGCATGCCGATGAAATCCGCGGGGCCTTCGACATGCTCGATCACTTCCAGCGCGGCGACGGCGTCAAACTGCTCGCCCGTTTCGGCGAGCGCCTCAGCGGTGATGTTGCGATAGTCGATGTCCAGGCCGGATTTCTCGGCGTGACGGCTCGCGACGGCGATATTGTTCGGGGCCGGGTCGATTCCCGTCACCCGGGCGCCGAGCTCGGCCAGCGATTCGCTGAGGATCCCGCCGCCGCAGCCGATGTCGGCGATGCGCACGCCTTCGAGGGGCCGCTCGCCGGATTCATTCAGGGCCTTCGGATCATTGAGCAGGAGCCGGCGAATGTGGTCGCGGATGTAGGTCACGCGGATGGGGTTGATGTCATGCAAAATCCCCATCTTTCCGGACTTGTCCCACCACAGCTCGCCGAGGCGGTTGAACCGCGCGACATCCTCGGGATTGACGCTGGCGGAGTGGGGGGACGACGCCTCTGTAGACACGGGAACCTCTTCGAGAGCGGGAGTTTCAACTGCCCGTATAGGATAGGGCGGGCGCCGCCGTTGACAGGGGCGCGGGCGCGGTCACATATACGCCCGCTTTCAACGAATGGCGAATGACGATTAGGGCTTCTCCTCGTCAATCGCCATGCGTAATTCGCCTCCCCGTTTGTAGCGGTTCACATGTCACGCCTGGTCATGAAATTCGGCGGCACGTCCGTCGCCAATGTCGAGCGCATCCATAATGTGGCGCGCCATGTGAAGCGCGAGGTCGAGGCCGGGCGCCAGGTCGCCGTCGTCGTCTCCGCCATGGCCGGCAAGACCAATGAGCTGGTCGCGTGGTGCAAGGAGGCGTCCCCGCTCTACGACCAGCGCGAATATGACGCCGTGGTCGCCTCGGGCGAGCAGGTGACTGCGGGACTTCTCGCCATCGCCCTTCAGAAGATCGGGATACCAGCGCGCTCCTGGCAGGGCTGGCAGACGCCGATCTGCACCAACGGGACGCATGGCTCGGCGCGCATCGAATCGATCGACGGCGCGGGGATCATCGACGGATTCTCGCGCGGCGAGGTCGCCGTGGTCGCCGGCTTCCAGGGCGTCCACAAGGAGACCGGCCGCATCACCACGCTCGGCCGCGGCGGCTCGGACACGAGCGCCGTGGCGCTTGCGGCGGCCATCCACGCCGACCGCTGCGACATTTATACGGACGTCGACGGCGTCTACACGACCGACCCCCGCGTGGTGCCTAAGGCGCGTCGAATGGACCGCGTGGCCTTCGAGGAAATGCTGGAGATGGCGTCGCTCGGCGCCAAGGTTTTGCAGGTTCGCTCGGTCGAGGTGGCGATGGTGCACAAGGTGCCGACCTATGTGCGCTCCAGCTTCGACGATCCCGACAGCCCGGGCGAGGGGACGCTGATCTGCAACGAGGAGGATATTGTGGAAGCCCAGGTCGTCACAGGCATCGCCTTCTCGCGCGACGAGGCGCAGATCACATTGCGCCGCGTGGCCGACAAGCCCGGCGTCGCCGCCGCAGTCTTCATGCCGCTGGCCGAGGCGGGCATAAACGTCGACATGATCGTGCAGGTGGTCTCGGAGGACGGTATGACCGACATGACCTTCACTGTCGGCACGGCGGATTACGAACGCGCCTTCGCCATCCTCGAGAAGATCAAGGACGACATCGGCTTTTCCAGCATGGCGGGCGAGAAGGAAGTCGCCAAGGTTTCCGCCATCGGCATCGGCATGCGCAGCCATGCCGGCGTCGCCGCCCGCGCCTTCCGCGCGCTGTCGGAAAAGGGCGTGAACATCCGCGCGATCACTACCTCGGAAATCAAATTCTCCGTGCTGATCGACGAAGCCTATACCGAACTCGCCGTGCGCACGCTGCACACGCTCTACGGGCTGGACGCGGCTTAGTTAACATTAATTAGCGTGGGCGATGGTTGAAGTCGTCGCTGGCTCTCACATGTAACCGCTCCAGAGAGGCTCTCTCCTGGAGGGTTGCCACATGGAAGAGTTAGCAAGGCGCGTTGTCTATACGACGACGCTTGAACCAGCAGTCGCCAAGGCCGCCATCGGCCACGTGCTGTTGTTTCTTAGAGACGAGGTTCCCGGCGGTCACGTCGGTGAATTCATCGACAAGACGCCGCTTGCGCAGGAGTTCGTCATAGCGGCGCGCGCTTCCGGCGACGGCGGCGTGACTCAGGTAATCGAGGGCCTGACGAGCTTCATGGGCCGCGGCCGGGCCGACCTCAACATCCTCGTCGGAAAGCTGGAAAATCTCGGTCTCAAGGACGCGCAGATTGAAGGGCTGATCAAAGAGATCGTCGCGCGTTCCGATGTCCTCATCGGCGCAGAGGGCGCGGCAAAAATCCGGGAAATCCTGCCCGCGATGAGTGAGCGAATGCCCACAATGGAAGAGATGCGGCGCAGCGCCTGACCACGGTGACGCGGAAACTGACGCGGCCGAAGGGCCGCGTCATTTCCTGTTCCACCAGTCTATGATCAGAATGTCGAGGTCGCGGTCGGGCGTGAAATTCTTGCGGCGCACCTCGAAGCGAGTGGGCGAAATTTTCTTCACGCCGTCCATGCAAAAACTTACAAGCGAGTCGGCTTTACCCTTGTCGACGACAAGCCGGAAATCGCCTATCGGGCCTTTCCAGTTTGCGCCGGTCTTCAACACATAGCCAAGCCAGACCTCCGAATAGGCGCCCATATCCGTGCGCTTTGTCTTTTCGATGCGGTCGAAGCTCGCGAGCCACTCCTTGTCGATGCAATATCTGCTCAGCGTCTGGTTGAATTCTTTTTCGAGTTCCTTGTCCTTGCGCCGCCACGCGTCGAGATTGCCGCCGACGCTGCCGCCCGCGAGCGGCTTGTATTCATGCTCCACCGTCACGGTCGCATTCGCCGGGAAGGTCTGATGTCGCGTGATGGTGGTGCGCAGCGACCAGTTCGCCACCCAATTGGGGTATTCCTCGGAGCCCGTGTTTTCCATGAGGCCATCGGCGACAAGTTTCGCGACTTCCGCTTTCGGGACTTTTTTCAGCGCGTCCTCGAAATCCTTCGCGAGGCGATTGAGCGGAAGTTTCAGCGCCGTCAGTCGCGCGCTGACGTCCTTGTCCTTGAAGATCGCCTGCTCGACGGTTTCGAAGTCGATCGGCTTTCCATCAATCTTCGTCTTGAATTTTATGCCGCCTTTTTCGCTCCAGTAGCTGGTGTTTTCCGCGTCGGTCGGGGGAATGTCGGGCAGGGGGAAGGCGACGAGCGTTTCGATCGGCGCGTCGCTTTTGTTGGTAAAGCGATATTTCACGCGCACAAGGTCGCGCGAGATGAACAGGTCTTCGCTGTCCATCGAAATCGAATCGGATTTGACGAGAGTGAGACCACCCACCGCCGTCTCCGCCTCCGAGTCATTGGCGCAGGCAGGTTGGGCGCCGACGAGAGCGAAGAAAATGGCGAATGTCGTATAACATTGAGGTCGCATTGCCTGTTTCCAGATAATTCCGGCGAGGACAGTCGCCGCGATCACACATAGCTTACCGGACGTAGGGACCGGGCGCTTGATTTTCAATTTTTCCGCGGCGACAGTCGCAAAGCTCAAGAGAACAGGACCACAGGGGAGAATCACATGGATGAATTGATCGAGCGCGTTTCCGCCGCGATCGGGGTCGACGCCGAAGTCGCCAAAAGCGCGATCGGCCATGTGCTCGCCTTCCTGCAAAAGGAGCTTCCCGACGGACCGGTGGCCGAGTTCCTCGATAAGGTCGCAGGAGCGCGTGACGCCGCCAACGCGGCGACGGCGGACAGCGAGAGCGGCGGCGGCGGTTTGCTCGGCGGTCTTTTGAGCGGGGGCCTCATGGGTCTGGCCGGCAAGCTCAACGCCCTCGGGCTGGACATGGGCCAGATCCAGAAGCTCGGCCACGAAATTTTCGGCTATGCGGAGACGGTCGTCGGCAAGGAGAAAGTCCAGCAGATCGCAAATTCGATTCCGGGGCTGTCACAGTTTCTGTGACCCGGATCATCGTCGGCGTCTGAGGTTTCCAAGCCTGACGCCGACGACATGAAGGACCCCGACCAGCGCCGCGCCGTAAACAATTGCGCCTGCGCCGCCCAGCGCGATCAGCGCGACGAGATTGGCCAGCGAACCGAAATGCAGCCCCAGCGCAAGGGCCGGCGCACGGCCGTAGACGGCGACAAGGGTCAGGACCGCGCTCGCCACGAGGGTCGCCAGCAGCGTCTTGCCGAAGACCTCGTCGAAATCCATCGCGTCCCGGGCGATGGCCAGCGCGACGAGCGCGCCGAGATTGATCCACAGGCCAACCGAGGTCGCCGTCGCGAGCCCCACCGCCCCCAGCGGGCGGAACAACGCGACTTTCAGCGCGACATTCGCCGTCAGCGCGATCAGCGCGATGGTCATGGGCGTCCTGGTGTCGCCGCGCGCCTGAAAGCTCGCGCGCGCGGAGGCGATCAGCACCAGCGCCATCAGCCCGCCGCCATAGGCCGCGAGCACGTCGCCGGCGGCATAGGCGTCGGCGGCCGTGAACTTGCCGCGCATGAAAAGCCCGCTGACGATCAGCTCCGGAATCGTGTCGAAGGCGATGAAAAAGGGCGCCGCGAGCGCGATCGTGAGCGCCATGGTGCGGCTCTGCGCGCGATGGGCGCCTTCGACGTCACCGGCGGCGAGGCGGCGGCTCATCTCGGGCAGGAGCACCGTGCCCGCCGCGATGCCGATGACGCCGACGGGCAACTGGTAAAGGCGCTCGGCGTATGAAATCGACGACACGCCCCCGTCCGCGAGCATTGACGAGAGGATGGTGTCAGCAAAGACGGCGATTTGCGGACTGGCTGATCCGATCACAGCGGGGCCGAGCTTGATGAAAAAATCGCGGACCCGGCTCCAATGCGGCTTGCGTAGCCCCCTCAAGACGCCGATGCGCCGTGCGTCCCACATCAGAAGCCCCAGCTCCAGCGCGCCGGAAACGGTGACGCCCCAGCTCGCCGCATAGCCGGCGTTGGGAAACAGAAACGCCACCGCGAGCGCCGCCATGACCGTCAGATTCATCAGATTTGGCGCGAAGGCGGGAAGCGCGAAGCGCCCGCGCGCGTTGAGCGCGCCCATGTGCAGCGCGAAGAGCGTCATGAACAGAAGGTATGGGAATGTGATCCGCGTAAGATTGACCGCCAGCGCGAATTTCTCCGGGCGGTCGTCGAGGCCCGGCGCGAGCAGCATGACAAACTGTGGGGTGAAGACCCAGACGATCACCAGCAGCACGATCTGCGAGGCGAGCAGCAGCGTGTAGATCTGGCCGGCCAGTTCCTCCGCCGACTCGTCGCCCTCCTGCTCGATCGCCATGGAGTAGGACGGCACGAAAGCGGCGTTGAACGCGCCTTCGCCGAAGATGGCGCGAAAGCTGTTCGGCAGGCGCTGTGCGATGAAGAAAGCGTCCGAGACGACTCCGGCGCCC contains the following coding sequences:
- the murJ gene encoding murein biosynthesis integral membrane protein MurJ; the protein is MIRNLLSVGGFTLLSRVTGFLSLAMQSAIMGAGVVSDAFFIAQRLPNSFRAIFGEGAFNAAFVPSYSMAIEQEGDESAEELAGQIYTLLLASQIVLLVIVWVFTPQFVMLLAPGLDDRPEKFALAVNLTRITFPYLLFMTLFALHMGALNARGRFALPAFAPNLMNLTVMAALAVAFLFPNAGYAASWGVTVSGALELGLLMWDARRIGVLRGLRKPHWSRVRDFFIKLGPAVIGSASPQIAVFADTILSSMLADGGVSSISYAERLYQLPVGVIGIAAGTVLLPEMSRRLAAGDVEGAHRAQSRTMALTIALAAPFFIAFDTIPELIVSGLFMRGKFTAADAYAAGDVLAAYGGGLMALVLIASARASFQARGDTRTPMTIALIALTANVALKVALFRPLGAVGLATATSVGLWINLGALVALAIARDAMDFDEVFGKTLLATLVASAVLTLVAVYGRAPALALGLHFGSLANLVALIALGGAGAIVYGAALVGVLHVVGVRLGNLRRRR
- a CDS encoding DUF4424 domain-containing protein codes for the protein MRPQCYTTFAIFFALVGAQPACANDSEAETAVGGLTLVKSDSISMDSEDLFISRDLVRVKYRFTNKSDAPIETLVAFPLPDIPPTDAENTSYWSEKGGIKFKTKIDGKPIDFETVEQAIFKDKDVSARLTALKLPLNRLAKDFEDALKKVPKAEVAKLVADGLMENTGSEEYPNWVANWSLRTTITRHQTFPANATVTVEHEYKPLAGGSVGGNLDAWRRKDKELEKEFNQTLSRYCIDKEWLASFDRIEKTKRTDMGAYSEVWLGYVLKTGANWKGPIGDFRLVVDKGKADSLVSFCMDGVKKISPTRFEVRRKNFTPDRDLDILIIDWWNRK
- a CDS encoding aspartate kinase, with the protein product MSRLVMKFGGTSVANVERIHNVARHVKREVEAGRQVAVVVSAMAGKTNELVAWCKEASPLYDQREYDAVVASGEQVTAGLLAIALQKIGIPARSWQGWQTPICTNGTHGSARIESIDGAGIIDGFSRGEVAVVAGFQGVHKETGRITTLGRGGSDTSAVALAAAIHADRCDIYTDVDGVYTTDPRVVPKARRMDRVAFEEMLEMASLGAKVLQVRSVEVAMVHKVPTYVRSSFDDPDSPGEGTLICNEEDIVEAQVVTGIAFSRDEAQITLRRVADKPGVAAAVFMPLAEAGINVDMIVQVVSEDGMTDMTFTVGTADYERAFAILEKIKDDIGFSSMAGEKEVAKVSAIGIGMRSHAGVAARAFRALSEKGVNIRAITTSEIKFSVLIDEAYTELAVRTLHTLYGLDAA
- the ubiG gene encoding bifunctional 2-polyprenyl-6-hydroxyphenol methylase/3-demethylubiquinol 3-O-methyltransferase UbiG; amino-acid sequence: MSTEASSPHSASVNPEDVARFNRLGELWWDKSGKMGILHDINPIRVTYIRDHIRRLLLNDPKALNESGERPLEGVRIADIGCGGGILSESLAELGARVTGIDPAPNNIAVASRHAEKSGLDIDYRNITAEALAETGEQFDAVAALEVIEHVEGPADFIGMLGRLVRPGGLLFLATIDRTMKSYVFAILGAEYVLGWVPKGTHDHNKFIRPDELSAWLRRAGMREIDRAGMSFQPLTRSWRKSHDTDVNYLMAAKKQG
- a CDS encoding invasion associated locus B family protein — translated: MRNESSSYRFSLFALAAVFAACASLSTAPHPAFAKSKTESKSKAAPAQTEEAATDASKDKTDKKDQKGKNGKADKSGDKGAAKPEQLGSYGDWGAYAAEGSKDKTCYALGQPKERQPKAKLKDTAAHIFISTRPGEGVRNEVAIDLGYATKDGSAASADIDGDGWELITKGNNAWIKDQSKEKEFVGALRGGSKLVVKASSAKGTSTTDTYSLKGLSDALARVAQECK